A single window of Watersipora subatra chromosome 9, tzWatSuba1.1, whole genome shotgun sequence DNA harbors:
- the LOC137405045 gene encoding uncharacterized protein — MDRKLKLRKVLVLALLRRRNRFRQQQQAAEFYTRRRNKRRWWVRPAWKRRNQEGQFNTLYHTLRNEDREMFFRYTCMSPERFDHLLTLVREDIQPRYCKFRKGVSAEEKLLVTLRYLATGDSQHSQSFNFQLGRSTVSKIIRDTCGSIWNRLGATYLKFPSCLEEWSQIASEYEETWNFPHVIGALDGKHVRLECPKFGGSMYYNYKNFHSTVLMAMCDAQYKFTYVDIGHYGKDNDASIFSQSDLYDMLENNRLPLPEMAPVGGVDTPYYILGDEIFALKTWLMKPYSRRGLTTEQQVFNYRLSRSRRTIENAFGILSARWRIFHRPIKADLTLVELIIKATTCLHNYLLSTENTKYVPSGFVDSFNNDGMRPGDWRSLVQDDAQPALHAPPRIATRNYSYDAKEQRDHLCRYINSTEGSVGWQATHVASCGQVDANLE; from the exons ATGgatagaaaattaaaactaagAAAAGTACTTGTCTTAGCATTGCTCAGACGAAGAAACCGATTTAGACAACAACAGCAAGCAGCAGAGTTTTACACCCGAAGGAGGAATAAAAGAAGATGGTGGGTGCGTCCAGCCTGGAAGAGAAGAAACCAAGAAGGACAATTTAACACACTCTATCATACATTGCGCAATGAAGACCGTGAAATGTTTTTTCG ATACACTTGCATGTCACCTGAACGGTTCGATCATCTGCTCACCTTAGTGAGAGAAGATATTCAACCAAGGTACTGTAAGTTCCGAAAAGGTGTTTCTGCTGAGGAGAAACTTCTGGTTACGCTGCGTTACCTGGCTACTGGCGATTCACAACACAGCCAGTCTTTCAATTTTCAGCTGGGCCGCTCTACTGTCTCCAAGATTATCAGAGACACATGCGGGTCCATATGGAATAGACTTGGAGCGACTTACTTAAAGTTTCCTTCCTGTCTCGAGGAGTGGAGTCAGATTGCGAGTGAATATGAAGAAACATGGAACTTTCCTCATGTGATTGGTGCGCTAGACG GGAAGCATGTGAGATTGGAGTGTCCCAAGTTTGGAGGTTCCatgtattacaattacaaaaaCTTTCACAGTACTGTACTAATGGCCATGTGCGATGCGCAGTACAAGTTCACATATGTTGACATAGGACATTATGGCAAAGACAATGATGCCAGTATCTTCAGCCAGAGTGATCTTTATGACATGttagaaaataacagacttcctCTGCCAGAGATGGCACCTGTTGGTGGGGTGGACACTCCGTATTATATACTGGGTGATGAGATATTCGCCTTAAAAACCTGGCTCATGAAACCATATAGTAGACGTGGCCTGACAACTGAGCAGCAGGTATTCAACTATCGTCTATCTCGGTCTCGCCGCACAATTGAAAATGCCTTCGGCATTTTATCCGCAAGATGGAGGATATTTCATCGCCCTATCAAGGCCGACTTAACTTTGgtggaattaataataaaagctaCGACCTGCTTGCATAATTACCTACTATCAACTGAAAACACAAAATATGTTCCATCAGGTTTTGTGGATTCATTCAACAATGATGGAATGCGGCCAGGAGATTGGCGGTCACTGGTTCAAGACGACGCCCAACCAGCTCTCCATGCTCCTCCACGCATAGCCACACGCAATTACAGCTATGATGCTAAAGAGCAAAGAGATCACTTGTGTCGATATATAAACAGTACAGAGGGTTCTGTAGGCTGGCAGGCAACTCATGTAGCCAGTTGCGGCCAGGTAGATGCAAACCTCGAATAG
- the LOC137405044 gene encoding C-type lectin Cal-like → MAEVELALNDLETQQRRQEARIMTSIDSLNNTVKANMAEVELMVTDLETQQSQQVTRIMTSVSSLNNTVKVNMAEVELALTELETQQSRQEARIMTSVNSLSNTVEQHHAQEVPISCPNSYVRNPYSNTCIGLISQSKSWEDAKNYCENRGEYLATFETLESIFWFVNLRKTHSGWSFDSEVWMGAQKINDVWKWQGKSTGLADTLYWATEEPNDSDEYCLTTFPSRGYQINNSKCTNDHRFVCEKLD, encoded by the exons ATGGCAGAGGTAGAGCTTGCGTTAAACGACCTTGAAACACAACAAAGGCGGCAGGAAGCAAGAATCATGACCTCCATCGACAGTTTGAACAACACTGTCAAGGCAAATATGGCAGAAGTAGAGCTTATGGTAACAGACCTCGAAACACAACAGAGTCAGCAAGTAACACGAATCATGACATCTGTCAGCAGTCTGAACAACACTGTTAAAGTAAATATGGCAGAAGTAGAGCTTGCCTTAACAGAACTTGAAACACAACAAAGTCGGCAGGAAGCAAGAATAATGACATCTGTCAACAGCCTGAGCAACACTGTAGAGCAGCATCATGCACAAG aGGTTCCAATTTCCTGTCCAAACAGTTATGTTCGTAATCCATACTCCAATACCTGCATCGGGCTCATTTCACAAAGCAAATCATGGGAAGATGCAAAGAATTACTGTGAGAACAGAGGAGAATATTTAGCAACATTTGAGACGTTGGAGTCAATATTCTGGTTTGTCAACCTTAGAAAGACTCATTCAG GTTGGTCATTTGATAGTGAAGTGTGGATGGGAGCGCAAAAGATAAATGATGTATGGAAGTGGCAAGGAAAGTCTACTGGTCTAGCTGACACGCTGTATTGGGCCACCGAAGAACCGAATGATAGCGATGAATATTGTTTGACAACGTTTCCTAGCCGTGGTTACCAAATAAATAACTCCAAATGTACCAATGATCACCGCTTTGTTTGTGAAAAGCTGGACTGA